The DNA region TTCTGGCCCAGGGCTTGTCGCATCTCTTGCATTTCATCCTCATCAGGTAATTCTGCTGCATTCGTTGATGAAGTCGAGTTTGCATCGGAGTCTAAAGCCACAGTAAGAACCGAAGATGCAACAGAGGTGGACTGGTTTAATTCATGAGGTGATTGGGTATTCATACCAGGTCTATCCTGTCTCAAATAGCACCCCTTCTCATAAAGGAAATGCTCCTTACTGCCAACTATGCACCCTTGATGTAGATGTCCTCTTAGAGTTGCTTAGTTTACTCTCAAGCACCACATGGAAAATACGGACTTCCACCTTAAAAAAGGATAAACAAAGCCAGAGAGGATAAAAAATTCGTAATGACCTGGGTAATACTACATGAACAATATGCCCCAGTTATAGATGGATTTGATGATTCTGAGATGCATTGAGTTGCGATCGGCGATCGGCGAGGAGCAAAAAGATCGGGCCAAAGTCGTGATTTATCTTCCCTCTTCAAACTCACCAAACCTCATGTGGTTAAATCCTTCAATTCCCACATCCCTACTCCAATGCTCGAAACAGCTCTCGTGCTACTGCTGATTGCGCTGCTGATTGCAGCCGTCCTCCTCAGTCCGATGCTGGTTAAACAGCGCCGCAAGCGGATGATGCAGCGATCGTTTCCGCCTTTATGGAATGCTTTGGTTGAGAATGCTCTGCCCATGTATACCCGGTTATCTCCAGCGCAACGCAGGCAATTGCAGGGGCACATTCAGGTGTTTCTGGCAGAAAAACAATTTATTGGGTGTGCTGGATTGCAGGTGACGGAAGAGATGCGAGTGACGATCGCCGCGATCGCCTGCCTGCTGCTGTTGAACGGACGCGGGCATTATTTCTCCAATTTACGCTCCATTTTGCTGTACCCCGGAGCCTACTGGGCCACAGACACTGCCTCCTCCGATGGATTCATTGTGGAAGAACAACGGGTCGCCCGACTGGGAGAATCCTGGGTGCGGGATCAGGTGGTGTTGTCCTGGGAGCAGGTGCAACACGATCGCAGTCACTGGCAGGATGGACAAAATGTGGTGTTGCATGAGTTTGCTCACCAACTGGATCAGGAAGACGGGAAGGGAGAAGGAGTCCCAATCCTGGAGCAGCGATCGGACTATGAACAATGGGCTAAAGTCATGACTCAGGAGTATCAACGTCTGTGTCAGGAGGTGGAACGAGGGCTGAAAACGGTTATGGATCGCTACGGCACCACAAATCCGGCAGAGTTTTTTGCCGTGGCTACCGAAACCTTCTTTGAAAAACCCTCAGCTTTGCAGCAGCACGCTCCGGCCTTATATGGCCTGTTGCAGCACTACTACCACCTTGATCCAGTGCAATGGCTGTAGAGTTGAGGAGCGAGTTTTGCCATTCAGTCATCATCAAAGCAATCAGCTCATTTGCTAAACCCGCCCCCACTTTTCTCACGTCTCATGCTCCATGGCATCGCTCAATATCTGGGAACTGATGGGTCAACTTTGATTGAGTAAGCATCAATTCCACCTATCACGTTTTTGACATTGGTAAAGCCCTGGCTCATTAACCACTGACACATCTGGGCCGATCGCATCCCATGATGGCACAACACCAATGTTTCTTTATGGGGATCTAACTGCTGGGTAATTATTCCAGACCATTCTGCAAACTGGCTCAAAGGCAAATTCTGGAAACCCTCTACCTGCGCCAATTCTAGCTCTTGAGGTTCTCGGACATCCACAAACTGGCGATCGCTGCCGCCCTCTGCTAACTGCTGGGCTAACTCCTCCACACTAATTTCTGGGATTGATGAACTGTACATAGGGTATCGGTTTCAAGGTTTGACTATGAGCTTATAGTATTTTGGATTGACGATTTTGGATTGGGAAGAAGCAGATCGGTGGGTTGGGAGGGGTGTTTTTTTAACTCTCAACCCCACCTCCCCCCTCTTCTCTCCTCTCCTGCCGTTTACTCTGCTGCTGAATAAATTGTCTGACTGCCGCCTGCCGATTTTCCATAAACCGATTCCAGAATCCTGGCGTTAGGTGATCCATTGTTTGCGCGATCGACCATACTTCCAGGGCCATGAGATTATAAAGGGATTGATCGAACCGCCGCAGCCCTTCCAGCCACTGGTCAATATCCATGTGGGGAGCCGATCGCCACACATCTTCTTCCGAAAGAGAATCAGGATCATCAGGAGATGGAGCAGACATAGGAAGTGGGGAATCGAGAGTGGAGAGTGAAAAGTTAAACATCGGCCATTCACTCTTCTCAATTTTGTACCTTCTCTGACACGAATTGGTGACTATTCACTGGATAATGATCCCGTTGTTGTAATGAGTAGAAACATGGGGCGCGCTTATCGAGTTGTTCTGGCTTATTCTGGGGGAGTTGATACCTCCGTTTGTATTCCATACCTGAAGCACGAATGGGGCGTGGAAGATGTAATTACCCTGGCAGTGGATTTAGGGCAGGGTGCGGCAATGGAACCCATCCGAGAAAAAGCCCTGAAATCAGGGGCCGCAGAATCCCTGGTGGCGACCGTTACGGATCAATTTGTAAAAGATTATGCCTTTCCAGCGCTGCAGGCAAATGCCCTGTACGAAAATCGGTATCCTCTGTCTACTGCCCTGGCCCGACCATTAATTGCCAAACTCCTGGTGGAAGCTGCAGAAAAGCATGGGGCAGATGCGGTAGCTCATGGCTGTACAGGTAAGGGTAATGATCAGGTACGGTTTGATGTATCGATCGCCGCCCTCAATCCCAACTTAAAGGTGCTGACTCCGGCACGGGAATGGGGCATGAGCCGGGAAGAGACGATCGCCTATGGTGAACGGTATGGCATTCCGGCTCCTGTCAAAAAGTCCTCTCCCTACAGTATTGATGAGAATTTGTTGGGACGAGCCATTGAAGCAGGCGTTCTGGAAGATCCCTGGGCAGAACCGCCAGAAGAGGTCTATGCCATGACAAAGGCGATCGCAGACACTCCGAACGAACCTGAGTATGTAGAAATTGGCTTTGAGCGGGGCACTCCCGTCAGCCTCAACGGTACTACCCTGGATCCCGTCGCCCTTGTCACTCAAATGAATGAGCTGGCGGGTAAACACGGAGTGGGCCGCATCGACATGATTGAAAATCGTCTGGTGGGAATTAAGTCGCGAGAAATTTATGAAACTCCGGCCCTGTTAGTGCTGATCGACGCTCACCGCGATTTGGAAAGCCTGACTCTGACGGCGGATGTGACCCAATACAAACGCGGTATTGAACAAACCTACGCCCAGATGATTTACAACGGCCTTTGGTACAGTCCCCTGCGTGATGCGATGGATGCCTTTGTGCAGAAGACCCAAGAGCGAGTTACCGGGACAGTGCGGGTGAAGTTGTTTAAGGGAACATCGACGATCGTCGGACGTAAATCCCCCAATTCCCTGTACAGTATGGATCTGGCAACCTACGGCGCAGAAGACAAGTTCGATCACAAAGCGGCTGAAGGTTTCGTTTACGTTTGGGGCCTGCCAACTCGTGCCTGGGCAGAAACGGGGCGGCAGTAGGTGAGAGTGGATGGTGGATGGTGGACAGTTAAGAGTTAAGAGTTAAGAGTTAAGAATGAATGAGTAAATGAGTAATAGTCTGATGTCACGCTCAAACCTCTCAACGTTCAACTCTTAACTCTCAGCTTTTAACTTTGTTATGACCGCTTCTTCCCTTCCCCAGGTTATCTTTCTCGACGCTGTTGGTACTCTGTTCGGTGTGCAGGGTAGTGTAGGCGAGCAATATGTTCAAGTGGCCAACCGCTTTGGTGTCAGCCTTTCGCCAGATAACTTAAATCGAGCGTTCTATAAAAGCTTCAAAGCAGCCCCACCTCCGGCTTTTTCAGGGCGCGAAGCGGCTGAAATTCAGGTCAAAGAATACACATGGTGGCTAGAACTGGCTGTACAAACTTTTAAGGAGGCCGATGCCTTCCATCACTTCTCAGACTTTGGGCGCTTTTTTGCCCATCTGTATGACTATTTCGCCACGGCTGAACCCTGGTTTGTCTATCCTGACGTGCCCGATGCCCTGGAACGCTGGCAAAAATTGGGCATTCCTCTGGGAATTCTGTCAAATTTCGACTCTCGCCTTTATTCTGTACTCAAAGCCCTAAACCTGGCTGATTACTTTACTTCAGTGACCCTCTCAACGGAAGTGGGAGCGGCTAAACCCAATCCTCAAATCTTTGCTGCTGCCTTACAAAAACACAATTGCCCTGCCCATGCCGCCTGGCATATTGGCGATAGTTTTGAGGAAGACTATCAGGCCGCTAAAGCAGTCGGCTTAAGGGGAATCTGGTTAAACAGAAATTAGCGACCTGCTCTGTCCAGCCCTCCGCTATCCTTCCTCTCCCCGGCTGCTCTTCCGGCTAAATCGGGTATCTTGCAATGCGCTACCAATACCTTTGATAATGCCGCGACCGATCAGACCAATGCCGCGACCAATGACCTCGGTGAGAATGTACACTACACCGCTCCCCAGAAAAGAGACGGCAGACCGCATCCGGGGGGCGATCGCATCTCGCGTTTCCAGCGCCAGGGTAACGGCAAGACGAATACCCGATAGCTCATCCATTTCTTGATTGCGGGGAGAGTAAATGGAGGTTTTGGTGATGCCTTGCTCCTGCAGGATAAACAGCGTGTAACGACTTTCAAAAATAGCAGTGGGTTCGCCAAAGTACTTTTCGACCCGGTACTTCCAGGACAGGTTATTGCGGAACCGTTCAATTTCACGGGTGGACAGCAGGCGGCGATCGTAAAAATTCTGCTTGACAGCCACTACATTACCAAATCGATTCAGCAGCGGTTGGATGACGGCATTGGCCACCTGAATAATCAAGTTCTGGAGTAAATCTTCCAGACGGGTCATGGCTTCAATGGTGCCCACACTGTATAGCGTTTCGTTAATCATGATCGGAGCCTGATACAGCAGATGAGCCAAAAAATCCGTCACTTCGGGAATTTTATTGAGAATGGAGAACTGCACAATCTCTGCGTCTTGCAACAGGATATCTACCAGGTCGATCGCAGGTTCAGTCAAACTTTCAACGGGAGAATGGGTGAGTTGCAGGGTGGCATAACGACCAAAAAAATCTTTGGTGGCCGCTTCCCATAAATCCTGAAGAATGATTTTTCGTTTGGCAGGCAACTGATCTGGTTCCAGTTGGGAAAAGCGCAAGTCATCGAGAATCTCTTCTAGTTGACGCAGCACGATCGACAACAATTCCCGTTTTTTTTCTTCGCGCAAAATATCAATTTCCAGAGGCGTATCTGTCAGGTTTCGCAGACCAGATTGTAACCGGGCAAAGGTGGTATCAAACAGGGCCGCCTGGATGCTACGCAAACTGTTGCTGGTTCCGGGTTGCAGCAGGATTTGTTGAGGGAGGGCGGAAACGGCTTCGGCCTCTGGGAATCCGTCGGTTTGACTGAGAGGAGGAGGAGAAGAGGGGGAGAGAGGGAGAGGAGGGGGACGACGATCGCCTGCGGCAGGTTGAGTTGGCTCTAGACGATCGCGGGTTGGGGTTAGTAGCCGATTGACGACCCAGCGAGCCGCCCGGAGTTCTCGTCGTCGTCCCAGCAATACCCATTGATCAATGAGGGACAGAGGGGGGGCCGCAAGTTGCTCGTTGACTTGGGCGATCGCGGCATCAATCTGGCGCAATCCAGAGCGGCGGATATTACGGCGGAGGCGGCTGAGGGGGGCAGGAGGAGGAGGGGGGGAGGGCAGGGGAGCAGGAGGGGGAGAGGGGGGGAGAGTTTGACAGGGTTGTCCCGTGGCGACCTGGTGGATGGCGGTGACGAGGTCGGCGATCGCGATCCCTTTCTGGCAATAGCCCATAATTCCCATTTGCAGAATGGTGGGCAGAAGAGGGGAGTCAGGAATGGCGGTCAGTAAGAGAATCGGCAGGTTGGGATAGTGGGTTTTGACGTATTGACAGAAGGCTAAAGATGCGGACTGGCCATTGGCTAGAAGCGGGAAATCCAGACTCAGGAGCATGACCTCCAGAGGGCGATTTTCCGGTTCAACCTCTCGCTCGGCAAGGCTGAACCAGGTTTGGAGTTGGTGCTCGGCGGCGGCGATCGAGTCTGCCTCCCAGACAACGCGCAGGTCGGGATAGGCACTGAAACAGGTCGATAGTCCCTGTCGGAAAATCGGGTCACTATCGACAAGCATCACGTTGATTGAAACAGGTGCAGGAGGATTCATCAATCAGGTAGGCCGAAAGAGTCAGTAGGACTATTGTAGGGAGAGAATTGCGGATGGACGTGCCTGCTCCCGGATTGCTCCAATACTGTACTATCGATTGCAATCCCTCGCATGTCTCTCATGCCTCTGTTCTTGTTATTGCTGTGGATGGCGATCGCGGCCATCTTACGATTTACCAACCTGACTCTGAAGCCGCTCTGGACGGATGAGTTTTCAACGCTGGTGTTCAGTCTGGGCAATAGTTTTTTGACCATTCCCCTGGATCGGGCCATTTCCCTGATGGAGTTGCTACAACCACTGCAACCCAGCCCTCAGACCAACGTCCAATCTGTCCTGACGCATTTATTTACCGAGAGCAACCATCCGCCCCTTTATTTTGTGCTGTCCTATCTCTGGCTCAAAATGTTTCCGACAGTGAATGGTTGGGTATCAGTGGAGGCGGCTCGCGGGTTGTCTGCCCTGTTGGGAGTGCTGGCCATACCCATGACGTTTTACCTGGGTTGGCTGGCATGGCGATCGCGTTTAGCTGGACATCTGGCGGCTCTCCTGATGGCGCTGTCTCCCTTTGGCATTTATCTGGCGCAGGAAGCCCGTCATTACACCCTGGCGATTCTGTGGATTTTGGGATCGCTGGCCTGTCTGGTGCAAACGACTCACTTTTTGCGCGATCGGCGTTCCCTTCCCTTCTGGCTGGGGCTGGTGTGGGTAGGGATGAATGGGTTGGGAATTGCAACCCATTATTTCTTTATCCTGACGTTGGTGACAGAAGCGATCGTGCTGACAGGATTACTGCTCCTGCCCAGTTCCGCACTCAGACCAGGATTGCCAATTGCATCCTGTAATCGATACTGGTTAGTAGCGGTAGCAGGTGGAACGCTGGCAACAGGTCTTGTCTGGATTCCTATGTTGCTCAGTATTCGAGGCACGGAGTTAACCCGATGGATTAGCCGGGGAGAATTTGATTCCTCTACCTGGATCGATCCGTTGATCCGGACGGTTGCGGGCCTAGTTTCAATGGTCTACCTGTTACCGATTCAGGGAGTCCCGACAGCGATCGCCCTACTCTCCGGACTGGGGGTTGGGATAGCAGCTTTGGGAACCGGATGGCTGATGCTTCGGGGCTGGAAGCAAGGGGCAATCCTACCCGATGACTGGTTCTCGACCAAAGGCCAGGATCCCCTTCATAAGGGGGGCAGGGGGGATCGGCATCAAGGATGGGCCATCCACAATGCTCAAGTTGGAGTGTCATCTCAGGCTCAGTTGTCTCTGCAGGTGTTGGGTGGGTATGGGGTAACGGCGATCGCGCTCTCCCTGCTCCTGACTTATGGGTTTGGGGTGAACTTTGCCAGTGTGTTCCGCTATCAGTTTTTCTATTTTCCAGCCGTGATGGTGATTGTGGGGGCAGGGCTGGCTGGACTTTGGCAGCAAACGATTTTGGATTTTGGATTTTGGATTTTGGATTGGAAGGTGCCCTGGGCGATCGGGCTGGTCGTTCTGCTCAGTCTGCTGGGAGGGCTAACGGTAGTTGCCGATCTGGGATATCAGAAAACTCATCGACCGGATGTTGTGGCTGAGGCCATTAGCCAATCTTTTCAAGCTCCAGCACTGGTGGCGATTCCTCACAAAACGCATGGCCAGACGGGGCGGTTAATGGGCATTGCCTGGTCACTGTGGCAACAGCATCCAACGCAGGCGCAGCAGACTCAGTTTTTGCTGAATCAGATTCGGGAGGGGGATGAGCAGCAGGCGATCGCACCGCTGCAAAGCACTCTCAAACAACTTCCCCGACCTCTGGATGTCTGGCGCGTCAATTTTAGAAGCGAGTTGAATCCTTTATCTCACACTGTTTTGACGCAAGCAGGCTGTACCCCCAAATCAAAATTATTGTCCGTCGATGGTTATCGCTATCAATCCTATACGTGCCAGTGACAGGTGGGGAGTTAAAACCATCAAGCCAGGGTGGGAAAGCAAACCAAGTCCAGCGAGAGAACGGTCGTTTTCCCATAGGAAAAACTATGATTCTGGCCCTGGACAAGGTTTAATTGGTCACTTGAGCGATTGTGATTTCCAGGTGCTTTAAAACAGGGCTTGACCATACAAAGACCGGCTGTCAAAGCTTACCACAGCCGCTTCATCCAGGGTATCGATCGCGATCGCCAGCGGCACCAATGCTCTGGGAATTGACCCATCCGGACTGTGGAAGAAGCAGGCTGTTCGCTCTGCCAGGTGAGCCAGACTATCGGCTCTGAAAGATGGACTGATGCGATCGTCTGAGGTCATTTCCAGAACAGCTTTCAAAGACAGTTGCCGTGCCAAAGTGAGATTTAATTGGGGTAAACTACCCGCCTGACAAAAAGCCGACAGGCAGGTTGGCCCGCCATCATGGTTGATGATTCGCATCCCGAACTGATGATACAGAAAATAGGGCAGGTTTTTCAGGTCAATCTGATGGGGGGCATGACCGGGAGAAAAGGTGATCAGCATCTGCTCAATCCGGTGGGCTAACCCATAGGTTGCCGCCCGTTCCCTGAACCGACTGGCACCAACCTCGCTGGTCAAAATGTATGCCTCAATGGGGTGCCCATCAGGATCGCTTTGATGGAAGATCGCGGCTTCTAACAAATCGGGTGAGGTCGCCTGTCCCGATTGAGACACCACAATTTGAGCTGGATAGGTGCGGTCTGACAGGTAGCCCAACTGTTGCACGGCTCGACGCTGGTGAAGAATATAGGTCAGTAAATCGGGAGCGGCCTGTTGGAGATGGGGCCAGCGTGTGGGATGGTAGGGCTGCCAGATGTAACCAGCGTATCCGGGGCGATCGATTCCTTCTGTACGAACCGTATTACTGCCAATCATGACCGCATCCGCTAGGCCATATTGCAGGGCTAATCGATAGGCATCCATCAGATTGCCATGCGCAATCAACCATCCACCAGGTAAACCGTTGACGGTGTAAATCCAATGCTGAACGGCATAAAGAGACGTAGGTTGACCATTGCTCAGGACAGGGGCTGTCCACCCCTGATCTCTGGGACGCAACACGGTCATGCCGAGAATCATAGCTCGACCTGTTGCGATCGGGTCTTCTAGTAAGGGGAAATTACCTTCTGGATGGATGGCCTGTAATTCTGGAATCAGTGGCAATCTGATCGCGATTCTTGCTTCATCTTCATAAATCGTTTGATGTTTTAACTGCACTGCAATGGTCATTCAGAGACTATGATCAACATACTTAGAACATCATCCAATAAAAACGATGTTTCAGAAAATCTTAGTTCCCCTGGATCATTCTTCGATGAGTCAAGATTTGTTTGAAAAAGCATTGACTCTGGCCGTTGCATTGAAAGCAGAATTAATGTTGCTGCATATTCTCTCTGGAGAAGAGCCAGACAGTCCCTTACCCATTCCTCCTGGAGCCGATAAGATTTATTGGGTACCGGGCAGCGAGGTCAATCTGGAACTCTGGAGGAAGCAATGGGAACAGTATGCGGCAAAATCGTTGCAGATCTTGCAGGACTTTTTATCCCAGGCTCAAAGGCAGGGAGTTCCTACCGAGGTGCAGCAAATGCCTGGTAACGCGGGACGGGCCATTTGTGATATGGCTACCAATTGGGGAGCAGACTTGATTGTGATTGGGAATCGGGGACACACCGGACTGAAGGAATTATTTCTGGGCAGTGTGAGTAATTACGTTTTGCACCACGCCCCTTGTTCAGTTCTGACGGTGAAATTTTCTGCTCCAGTGAATGCCTGAACTAGACCTGACTGAGTATTCATTTTTAAAGGGTTGAAGCGGCTGAACCTCGATCGCCACTCCAACCCTCAAGCTGTTCAACGAATGAAGGAGTTTAGTAAGCCAGAGTTTCTAGCGTTTCTCGGAGGTAACGGCGCACGAGCACATCCAACCCCAGGTCGTGCAACTGGCTATTGCTGTTGCGTTCCAATTGCCAGCGGCGGAATCCAGAACTGTTGGCGATCGCCTGCTTCAGGCTCTCCCAAATTTCAGAATCTCCGGGTAGGTTTGACAGATCCTGGGATCGATTGCTCATGGATGAAACGCTCTCAAACGAAGATGGGTTAGAGGTAGCCATAAAAATACCAGTGAGGGGTTGCTTTGAACCAGCGCAGCGACAAT from Leptodesmis sichuanensis A121 includes:
- a CDS encoding argininosuccinate synthase; this translates as MGRAYRVVLAYSGGVDTSVCIPYLKHEWGVEDVITLAVDLGQGAAMEPIREKALKSGAAESLVATVTDQFVKDYAFPALQANALYENRYPLSTALARPLIAKLLVEAAEKHGADAVAHGCTGKGNDQVRFDVSIAALNPNLKVLTPAREWGMSREETIAYGERYGIPAPVKKSSPYSIDENLLGRAIEAGVLEDPWAEPPEEVYAMTKAIADTPNEPEYVEIGFERGTPVSLNGTTLDPVALVTQMNELAGKHGVGRIDMIENRLVGIKSREIYETPALLVLIDAHRDLESLTLTADVTQYKRGIEQTYAQMIYNGLWYSPLRDAMDAFVQKTQERVTGTVRVKLFKGTSTIVGRKSPNSLYSMDLATYGAEDKFDHKAAEGFVYVWGLPTRAWAETGRQ
- a CDS encoding rhodanese-like domain-containing protein; protein product: MYSSSIPEISVEELAQQLAEGGSDRQFVDVREPQELELAQVEGFQNLPLSQFAEWSGIITQQLDPHKETLVLCHHGMRSAQMCQWLMSQGFTNVKNVIGGIDAYSIKVDPSVPRY
- a CDS encoding glycosyltransferase family 39 protein is translated as MSLMPLFLLLLWMAIAAILRFTNLTLKPLWTDEFSTLVFSLGNSFLTIPLDRAISLMELLQPLQPSPQTNVQSVLTHLFTESNHPPLYFVLSYLWLKMFPTVNGWVSVEAARGLSALLGVLAIPMTFYLGWLAWRSRLAGHLAALLMALSPFGIYLAQEARHYTLAILWILGSLACLVQTTHFLRDRRSLPFWLGLVWVGMNGLGIATHYFFILTLVTEAIVLTGLLLLPSSALRPGLPIASCNRYWLVAVAGGTLATGLVWIPMLLSIRGTELTRWISRGEFDSSTWIDPLIRTVAGLVSMVYLLPIQGVPTAIALLSGLGVGIAALGTGWLMLRGWKQGAILPDDWFSTKGQDPLHKGGRGDRHQGWAIHNAQVGVSSQAQLSLQVLGGYGVTAIALSLLLTYGFGVNFASVFRYQFFYFPAVMVIVGAGLAGLWQQTILDFGFWILDWKVPWAIGLVVLLSLLGGLTVVADLGYQKTHRPDVVAEAISQSFQAPALVAIPHKTHGQTGRLMGIAWSLWQQHPTQAQQTQFLLNQIREGDEQQAIAPLQSTLKQLPRPLDVWRVNFRSELNPLSHTVLTQAGCTPKSKLLSVDGYRYQSYTCQ
- a CDS encoding universal stress protein, whose amino-acid sequence is MFQKILVPLDHSSMSQDLFEKALTLAVALKAELMLLHILSGEEPDSPLPIPPGADKIYWVPGSEVNLELWRKQWEQYAAKSLQILQDFLSQAQRQGVPTEVQQMPGNAGRAICDMATNWGADLIVIGNRGHTGLKELFLGSVSNYVLHHAPCSVLTVKFSAPVNA
- a CDS encoding DUF3685 domain-containing protein; amino-acid sequence: MLVDSDPIFRQGLSTCFSAYPDLRVVWEADSIAAAEHQLQTWFSLAEREVEPENRPLEVMLLSLDFPLLANGQSASLAFCQYVKTHYPNLPILLLTAIPDSPLLPTILQMGIMGYCQKGIAIADLVTAIHQVATGQPCQTLPPSPPPAPLPSPPPPPAPLSRLRRNIRRSGLRQIDAAIAQVNEQLAAPPLSLIDQWVLLGRRRELRAARWVVNRLLTPTRDRLEPTQPAAGDRRPPPLPLSPSSPPPLSQTDGFPEAEAVSALPQQILLQPGTSNSLRSIQAALFDTTFARLQSGLRNLTDTPLEIDILREEKKRELLSIVLRQLEEILDDLRFSQLEPDQLPAKRKIILQDLWEAATKDFFGRYATLQLTHSPVESLTEPAIDLVDILLQDAEIVQFSILNKIPEVTDFLAHLLYQAPIMINETLYSVGTIEAMTRLEDLLQNLIIQVANAVIQPLLNRFGNVVAVKQNFYDRRLLSTREIERFRNNLSWKYRVEKYFGEPTAIFESRYTLFILQEQGITKTSIYSPRNQEMDELSGIRLAVTLALETRDAIAPRMRSAVSFLGSGVVYILTEVIGRGIGLIGRGIIKGIGSALQDTRFSRKSSRGEEG
- a CDS encoding HAD-IA family hydrolase; this encodes MTASSLPQVIFLDAVGTLFGVQGSVGEQYVQVANRFGVSLSPDNLNRAFYKSFKAAPPPAFSGREAAEIQVKEYTWWLELAVQTFKEADAFHHFSDFGRFFAHLYDYFATAEPWFVYPDVPDALERWQKLGIPLGILSNFDSRLYSVLKALNLADYFTSVTLSTEVGAAKPNPQIFAAALQKHNCPAHAAWHIGDSFEEDYQAAKAVGLRGIWLNRN
- a CDS encoding M90 family metallopeptidase: MLETALVLLLIALLIAAVLLSPMLVKQRRKRMMQRSFPPLWNALVENALPMYTRLSPAQRRQLQGHIQVFLAEKQFIGCAGLQVTEEMRVTIAAIACLLLLNGRGHYFSNLRSILLYPGAYWATDTASSDGFIVEEQRVARLGESWVRDQVVLSWEQVQHDRSHWQDGQNVVLHEFAHQLDQEDGKGEGVPILEQRSDYEQWAKVMTQEYQRLCQEVERGLKTVMDRYGTTNPAEFFAVATETFFEKPSALQQHAPALYGLLQHYYHLDPVQWL
- a CDS encoding dihydrofolate reductase family protein; its protein translation is MTIAVQLKHQTIYEDEARIAIRLPLIPELQAIHPEGNFPLLEDPIATGRAMILGMTVLRPRDQGWTAPVLSNGQPTSLYAVQHWIYTVNGLPGGWLIAHGNLMDAYRLALQYGLADAVMIGSNTVRTEGIDRPGYAGYIWQPYHPTRWPHLQQAAPDLLTYILHQRRAVQQLGYLSDRTYPAQIVVSQSGQATSPDLLEAAIFHQSDPDGHPIEAYILTSEVGASRFRERAATYGLAHRIEQMLITFSPGHAPHQIDLKNLPYFLYHQFGMRIINHDGGPTCLSAFCQAGSLPQLNLTLARQLSLKAVLEMTSDDRISPSFRADSLAHLAERTACFFHSPDGSIPRALVPLAIAIDTLDEAAVVSFDSRSLYGQALF